One window from the genome of Rufibacter tibetensis encodes:
- a CDS encoding RagB/SusD family nutrient uptake outer membrane protein, which translates to MRKFFIKATGISAIFLGCLTSCHEDLDLSPTNATTSAIAYGTPEGYKQVIAKVYGAFALTGSGGPGASDLGGIDAGTSDFLRLYWNSQELTTDEAHIVWNDPGLQDFHNMNWTASNVMLTGLYNRIFFQITMANEFIRESSDAKIGERGITGVDAENIKKYQAEARFLRAYQYWVAMDLFGNPPFITENDPIGKYLPPQIPRAELFKYIESELLAIEPLMVASRQNEYGRADQAAVQALLARLYLNAEVYTGTPRYTEAITYSSKVINSGYSLKSNYRHLFLADNNVNNTETILPINYDGVRTQNWGGTTYLINASINAAMNPGAFGVPNGGWGGVRATKNLPLLFQDYSGNTDKRAMFFVDKLEMDDPSAFSEGPKVTKYRNVTSTGSTAPSANGTWTSTDFPLFRLAEMHLIYAEAVLRGGSGGNMNTAIGYVNALRTRAYGNASGNVTSISTDFILDERGRELYWEGHRRTDLIRYGRFTSGAYLWPWKGGVKAGRAVSDTYRLFPIPATDLISNPNLKQNPGY; encoded by the coding sequence ATGAGAAAGTTTTTTATAAAAGCAACAGGGATTTCAGCCATATTTCTGGGCTGTCTTACATCCTGTCATGAAGACCTGGATTTGTCACCCACCAATGCGACAACATCTGCCATAGCTTATGGAACCCCAGAAGGGTACAAGCAAGTGATAGCGAAAGTATATGGTGCCTTTGCCTTAACTGGTAGCGGTGGTCCTGGTGCTTCTGATTTAGGTGGTATTGATGCAGGTACTTCAGACTTCCTGCGCTTATACTGGAATTCACAGGAGCTTACTACAGATGAAGCCCACATTGTTTGGAATGACCCAGGGTTGCAGGATTTTCATAACATGAACTGGACAGCCAGCAACGTGATGTTGACTGGTTTGTACAACCGTATCTTCTTCCAGATTACCATGGCCAATGAGTTCATCAGGGAGTCTTCTGATGCCAAAATAGGCGAGAGGGGTATTACTGGAGTAGATGCAGAGAATATCAAGAAGTACCAGGCCGAGGCTCGTTTTTTAAGGGCTTACCAGTACTGGGTGGCTATGGATCTGTTTGGTAATCCTCCTTTTATCACAGAGAATGATCCAATTGGTAAATACCTCCCACCGCAAATTCCCCGGGCAGAGTTATTCAAATACATTGAATCTGAGTTGCTGGCCATTGAGCCATTAATGGTTGCTTCACGTCAGAATGAGTATGGACGTGCTGATCAGGCTGCTGTTCAGGCTTTGTTGGCCCGGTTGTATTTGAACGCTGAAGTGTACACGGGCACTCCCCGTTATACAGAAGCTATTACTTATTCAAGCAAGGTGATTAATTCTGGGTATAGCCTGAAAAGCAACTACCGCCACCTGTTCCTGGCTGATAATAATGTAAACAACACAGAGACTATTCTGCCAATCAACTATGATGGCGTAAGAACCCAAAACTGGGGAGGCACTACGTATTTGATTAATGCTTCTATCAATGCTGCCATGAACCCTGGTGCATTTGGCGTTCCGAATGGTGGTTGGGGTGGAGTGCGTGCTACTAAGAATCTGCCTTTGTTGTTCCAGGATTATAGCGGAAACACAGATAAGCGCGCCATGTTCTTTGTAGACAAATTGGAAATGGATGATCCATCTGCTTTCTCAGAGGGACCAAAAGTGACCAAGTACAGAAACGTAACATCTACCGGAAGTACCGCACCTTCTGCTAATGGTACCTGGACTTCTACTGACTTCCCATTATTCAGATTAGCTGAAATGCACCTGATTTATGCTGAAGCTGTTTTAAGAGGTGGTTCTGGTGGAAACATGAATACGGCCATTGGTTATGTGAATGCACTTCGTACCCGGGCCTATGGTAATGCTTCTGGTAACGTCACCAGTATCTCCACTGACTTCATCCTTGATGAAAGAGGCCGTGAGCTGTATTGGGAAGGACACCGTCGTACAGACTTGATCCGTTACGGAAGGTTTACTTCCGGCGCATACCTGTGGCCTTGGAAAGGTGGTGTGAAGGCAGGAAGAGCGGTTAGCGATACTTATAGATTGTTCCCTATCCCGGCAACAGATCTTATCTCTAACCCTAACCTGAAACAAAACCCAGGGTATTAA
- a CDS encoding SusC/RagA family TonB-linked outer membrane protein, protein MTNLLPSNQPTKKSWHSMGQWKRAASSLLLLVAFLLVGAGQAFAQQRTISGTVTGDGASPLIGVSVVLKGTTTATATDVNGQFSLPVTGNTGTLVFSYIGYVTQEVPVGAQSTYNVNLLTDARALDEVVVIGYGTQRREDLSGAISTVGSEDFQQGNVTTPEQLITGKVAGVTITSNGGQPGSGSTIRIRGGASLSASNDPLFVVDGVPLTGNGISGSTNPLSLINPNDIESMTILKDASATAIYGSRASNGVVLITTKKGQSGKPTVNFNSQYIVSNVTKKVDVLGAEEFRAYVNENGTAAQKALLGTANTNWQDEIYQTATGTDNNLSLSGALKNLPYRISAGYLNQEGVLRTDKFQRKSAAISLTPHLLDDHLKVDLNVKGSVTNTRFANQGAIGAAVAFDPTQPVRAENQFGNYFEWVTRDADGKVQLNPNAARNPVALLEQRNDRSEVQRSFGNAQIDYSFHFLPALHANLNLGYDIAKGQGTVFVPAEAAQSFTTAGVNNNYLQRVNNKVLEFYMNYTKDLTGIQSNVNATAGYGYYNNRTKNYFFPSYNANREVIEGSTPLFEFDIPENTLISYYGRLIYTFKDKYTFTGTVRTDGSSRFSPDVRWGLFPSASVAWKIKEEPFLKTVEVLNDLKLRASYGETGQENIGPNYGYQAIYNLSAEASQYQLGNNFYYMYTPEEYDAGIKWEQTATSNLGIDYGFFNNRINGSFDIYKKKTKDLLSVISVPVGSNFSNLLLTNIGNIENRGLEFSINAVPVQKEDLNWSIGFNLTANENKITKLTANEDSSFVGNPAGGISGATGQSIQINSVGYRTYSFFVYKQVYDENGTPLEGVYADLNKDGVINFSDQYRYKAPSPLVTLGFNTQVDYKKWNLSTIMRAYLGNYMYNNISANLGVSRNILNPAGFLGNSTTSFYNSNFVNNQYQSDYYIENASFLRMDNLTLGYNAGKVFNAANLRLSLTCQNVFTVTKYTGVDPEINSGIDNNFYMRPRTFVVGLNLGF, encoded by the coding sequence ATGACTAACTTATTACCTAGCAATCAGCCCACTAAAAAGAGCTGGCATTCCATGGGGCAATGGAAGAGGGCTGCTTCCTCTTTGTTGCTGTTGGTAGCCTTTCTTCTAGTAGGCGCCGGGCAGGCGTTTGCCCAACAAAGAACAATTTCAGGTACCGTTACTGGTGATGGGGCTTCTCCGCTTATTGGGGTGTCTGTGGTGTTGAAAGGTACTACCACTGCCACCGCCACTGATGTGAATGGACAATTCTCTCTTCCTGTTACTGGCAATACCGGTACTTTGGTGTTCTCTTACATTGGGTATGTTACCCAAGAGGTTCCCGTAGGAGCACAGTCTACCTACAACGTTAACCTTTTAACTGATGCCAGAGCGTTAGATGAGGTTGTGGTAATTGGATATGGTACTCAGAGAAGAGAAGATCTCTCCGGTGCCATCTCAACAGTAGGATCAGAAGATTTCCAGCAGGGAAACGTAACCACGCCTGAGCAGTTAATCACTGGTAAGGTAGCTGGGGTGACGATTACCTCTAACGGTGGTCAGCCAGGTTCAGGTAGTACTATAAGAATCAGGGGAGGTGCCTCTTTATCTGCCAGCAATGATCCTCTATTTGTAGTGGATGGTGTTCCGTTAACAGGAAATGGTATCTCGGGATCAACTAACCCTCTGAGTTTGATTAACCCGAACGACATTGAATCTATGACCATTTTGAAAGATGCTTCAGCTACAGCTATTTACGGCTCAAGAGCATCTAATGGAGTAGTGTTGATCACTACTAAAAAAGGACAGAGTGGTAAGCCAACTGTTAATTTCAATTCCCAATACATTGTTTCTAATGTAACTAAGAAAGTAGATGTATTAGGTGCTGAAGAGTTTAGAGCGTATGTGAACGAAAACGGAACCGCCGCTCAAAAAGCTCTTTTAGGAACAGCCAACACAAACTGGCAAGATGAAATCTACCAGACTGCCACTGGTACTGATAACAACCTGAGCCTTTCCGGTGCTTTGAAAAACCTACCTTACCGTATTTCTGCTGGTTACCTAAACCAGGAAGGTGTGCTGCGCACAGACAAGTTTCAGCGTAAATCTGCTGCGATTAGCCTTACACCGCACTTGTTGGATGATCACCTGAAAGTTGATTTAAACGTGAAGGGTTCTGTAACCAATACCCGCTTCGCAAACCAAGGTGCTATTGGGGCAGCTGTTGCTTTTGACCCAACCCAACCGGTTAGAGCAGAAAACCAGTTTGGAAATTACTTTGAGTGGGTAACGCGTGATGCCGATGGCAAAGTTCAGTTAAACCCTAATGCGGCCAGAAACCCGGTTGCTTTACTGGAGCAAAGAAATGACAGAAGTGAGGTACAAAGAAGTTTTGGAAATGCTCAGATCGACTACAGCTTCCACTTCCTGCCAGCGCTTCATGCTAACCTGAACTTAGGATATGATATTGCCAAAGGGCAGGGGACAGTGTTTGTGCCTGCTGAGGCAGCTCAAAGTTTCACCACTGCTGGTGTAAACAACAACTACTTGCAGCGGGTAAACAACAAAGTGTTGGAGTTCTATATGAACTATACCAAAGATCTGACAGGTATTCAAAGTAATGTGAATGCCACTGCTGGTTACGGGTACTATAATAACAGAACAAAAAACTATTTCTTCCCTAGCTACAATGCTAACCGTGAGGTGATTGAAGGAAGCACACCACTGTTTGAGTTTGATATTCCTGAAAACACTTTGATTTCCTACTATGGTCGTTTAATCTATACTTTCAAAGATAAGTATACCTTCACGGGTACAGTACGGACTGATGGATCTTCACGCTTCTCTCCAGATGTAAGATGGGGGTTGTTCCCTTCTGCTTCTGTTGCCTGGAAAATCAAAGAAGAACCTTTCCTGAAGACTGTGGAAGTTTTAAATGATTTGAAACTTAGAGCAAGTTATGGTGAGACAGGACAGGAGAATATTGGACCAAATTATGGTTACCAAGCAATATATAACTTAAGCGCAGAAGCTTCCCAATACCAGCTTGGGAACAACTTCTATTATATGTATACCCCTGAGGAATATGATGCTGGTATCAAATGGGAACAAACCGCTACTTCTAACTTAGGTATTGATTATGGTTTCTTCAATAACCGTATCAATGGTTCTTTTGATATCTATAAAAAGAAGACTAAGGACCTTTTAAGTGTGATTTCTGTTCCGGTGGGCTCTAACTTTAGTAATCTCCTGCTTACCAACATAGGTAACATAGAGAACCGAGGTTTAGAATTCAGTATTAATGCTGTTCCGGTACAAAAAGAAGATTTAAATTGGAGTATCGGGTTCAACCTGACTGCTAACGAAAACAAAATCACAAAATTAACTGCTAATGAAGATTCTTCCTTTGTAGGTAACCCAGCAGGAGGAATTTCAGGGGCAACAGGTCAAAGCATTCAAATCAACTCAGTTGGATACCGCACCTACTCTTTCTTTGTATACAAACAAGTATATGATGAAAACGGAACTCCATTAGAAGGTGTGTATGCTGATTTGAACAAAGATGGTGTTATCAATTTTAGTGATCAATACCGTTATAAAGCGCCGTCTCCTTTAGTAACCTTAGGGTTCAATACCCAAGTTGATTATAAGAAATGGAATCTGAGCACCATTATGCGGGCTTATTTGGGAAATTACATGTACAACAACATCTCTGCAAATCTGGGTGTTTCTCGTAACATCTTGAACCCTGCAGGATTCCTAGGCAATAGCACCACTTCCTTCTATAACAGCAACTTCGTAAATAACCAGTACCAATCTGATTATTACATAGAAAACGCGTCTTTCCTGCGTATGGATAACCTAACGCTAGGGTACAATGCCGGTAAAGTTTTCAATGCAGCTAATCTGCGATTAAGTCTTACTTGCCAGAATGTATTCACTGTAACCAAATACACTGGCGTTGATCCTGAAATCAACAGTGGTATTGACAACAACTTTTATATGAGACCCAGAACCTTTGTAGTAGGCCTAAATCTTGGTTTCTAA
- a CDS encoding LacI family DNA-binding transcriptional regulator: MARTTIHDIARELNTSSSTVSKALNDHPSISAATKELIKAAAQNLNYRQNRLASSLRSGRTNIIGILIPSSEIGFFGGVVHGIEKIARSNGYNILLFQSSDTGEYEVEGVETLLQTSVDGIIASIAKDTPTLDHFFDVKKRKVPLILFDRVKDELNSPSVVVDDYKGAFMATEHLIQQGYTNIAHISGPQHIKIFNDRLCGYVDALKMNNLPVNDDLIQYGRNSIESGRFSAERLLGRNKDMDAIFAVEDFTALGALQYLKQNGIKMPEKIGMIGFGNESFSPYVTPSLSTIDQQPARMGEEAFNLFLEAMAKKTAGNNGSAVEEVEEEPKKIVLEPVLIVRESSVKNG; encoded by the coding sequence ATGGCCAGAACTACTATTCATGATATAGCCAGAGAGCTAAACACTAGTTCTTCTACAGTGTCAAAAGCCCTGAACGACCACCCTTCTATTAGTGCGGCTACGAAAGAATTAATCAAAGCAGCTGCCCAGAACCTGAACTACCGGCAGAACCGTCTTGCTTCTTCCCTCAGGTCAGGCAGAACCAACATCATAGGCATCCTTATTCCCAGTTCAGAAATTGGCTTCTTTGGAGGGGTAGTACACGGCATTGAGAAAATAGCCAGAAGCAACGGGTATAATATCCTTCTCTTCCAATCCAGTGACACGGGTGAATATGAGGTTGAAGGAGTAGAAACCTTACTTCAAACCAGCGTAGATGGCATCATTGCCTCTATTGCGAAAGACACTCCTACCCTGGACCACTTCTTTGATGTAAAGAAACGCAAGGTGCCTCTGATATTATTTGACCGGGTCAAAGATGAACTGAACTCCCCTTCTGTGGTGGTAGACGACTACAAAGGGGCCTTCATGGCTACTGAACACCTTATACAGCAGGGGTACACTAATATTGCGCATATCTCTGGTCCGCAGCACATCAAGATCTTTAATGACCGGTTGTGTGGGTACGTAGATGCTCTTAAGATGAACAACCTGCCTGTAAACGATGACCTTATCCAATACGGCAGAAACTCCATAGAATCGGGTCGGTTTAGCGCTGAACGCCTTTTGGGCCGCAACAAAGACATGGATGCCATCTTTGCGGTAGAAGACTTTACTGCTTTAGGTGCCTTACAGTACCTGAAGCAGAACGGAATTAAAATGCCAGAGAAGATTGGAATGATTGGATTCGGAAATGAGTCTTTCAGCCCTTATGTGACACCTAGTCTTTCTACTATTGACCAGCAACCTGCCCGCATGGGAGAAGAAGCTTTTAACTTGTTCTTAGAAGCCATGGCCAAGAAAACAGCAGGAAATAATGGTTCTGCTGTTGAAGAGGTAGAAGAAGAACCCAAAAAGATAGTCTTAGAACCTGTTTTGATTGTAAGAGAATCTTCTGTCAAAAACGGGTAA
- a CDS encoding GNAT family N-acetyltransferase, producing MLGSIEIRKISAAQTWPLRQQVMWPEKPLTFVQLPDDKAGFHFGLFVNQELVSVISLFIEVNHAQFRKFCTLVPFQGQGYGQKLLQHVLDFAFTHQVSSIWCHARTSACAFYLKAGMQVQGEKFIRSGIAYVRMEKHFYK from the coding sequence ATGCTCGGTAGTATAGAGATCAGAAAGATCTCTGCTGCCCAGACCTGGCCCTTACGCCAACAGGTAATGTGGCCCGAAAAACCTTTAACGTTTGTTCAGTTGCCTGACGATAAAGCAGGTTTTCACTTCGGGTTGTTCGTGAACCAAGAATTGGTATCAGTGATCTCGCTTTTCATAGAAGTGAACCATGCGCAATTCAGGAAGTTCTGCACGCTGGTTCCCTTTCAGGGGCAAGGCTATGGCCAGAAGCTGTTACAGCATGTGCTGGATTTTGCCTTCACGCACCAAGTTTCTTCTATTTGGTGCCATGCCCGAACTTCAGCTTGTGCCTTTTATTTGAAAGCAGGAATGCAGGTGCAAGGCGAGAAGTTCATTAGGAGTGGCATTGCCTATGTAAGAATGGAGAAGCACTTCTATAAATAA
- the gldG gene encoding gliding motility-associated ABC transporter substrate-binding protein GldG: protein MVEQSLNQETNKPVVESRRRYDWTFFLVAVGLLLVLNFVANRYFFRIDLTEDQRYTISDQTKNLLEDLKEPVNVTVYLEGEFPAGFRRLQNSTREMLEEFRLYSDGNVQYQFIDPNTNTNEQARNQFYTQLAQKGLQPTNLFAQEGDKKVEKIVFPGALVSAGTKETAAILLKGSQAAPPEERLNQSIEGLEYELASAIRKVASTSAGRIGILQGHGELWLPQAADFLGTLSEYYTVNRVPLSEVPDLNNFNLVVLMKPTQPFNEQDKYKIDQFLIRGGKLLFMLDGVRASLDSVKENGFLAFPYDLNLQDMMFRYGVRVNPDLVQDLNASFIPMVTGYMGNQPQTQLVPWRFYPLISNFSQLPMTRNLDAVQTKFVSSIDTVKAVGIKKSPLLWTSQYSRKRDSPVSISLNDPRVDRDPKLFSQSAIPIGYLLEGKFQSVFKNRPVPEGSTIPFQAEGKASQVVVFSDGDLAANEVDPRSGRPLELGFDRFTRSRFANKELLKNVADYLLDEKGLIELRGKEIKLRPLDKAKLREERTKWQAINLGLPLILLLGFGVVKFWLRKRKYAR, encoded by the coding sequence ATGGTAGAGCAGTCCTTAAATCAAGAGACCAATAAGCCCGTGGTAGAAAGCCGCCGTCGGTATGACTGGACTTTTTTCCTGGTAGCCGTAGGCTTGCTGTTGGTGCTCAATTTTGTTGCCAACCGGTACTTCTTCCGCATTGACCTTACTGAGGACCAACGCTACACCATTTCTGATCAAACCAAGAACCTGCTGGAGGACCTGAAAGAGCCGGTGAACGTGACTGTGTACCTGGAAGGGGAGTTCCCGGCCGGTTTCAGGAGACTGCAGAACAGCACCCGTGAAATGCTAGAGGAGTTCCGGTTGTACTCAGACGGAAACGTGCAGTACCAGTTCATTGACCCCAATACCAATACCAATGAGCAGGCTCGGAATCAGTTCTACACCCAACTGGCCCAGAAAGGCCTGCAGCCAACCAATTTGTTTGCGCAAGAAGGTGATAAGAAAGTAGAGAAAATCGTTTTTCCGGGAGCGCTCGTTTCTGCGGGAACAAAGGAAACCGCCGCTATCCTGCTGAAAGGCAGCCAGGCAGCTCCGCCTGAGGAACGCCTGAACCAGTCCATAGAAGGATTGGAGTACGAGCTAGCCTCTGCCATCAGAAAAGTAGCGTCCACCAGTGCAGGGCGAATTGGAATATTGCAGGGGCATGGTGAGTTGTGGCTTCCGCAGGCCGCTGACTTTTTGGGTACGCTTTCAGAATATTACACCGTAAACCGGGTGCCCCTTTCTGAAGTGCCAGACCTGAACAACTTCAACCTGGTGGTGCTCATGAAGCCTACCCAGCCTTTCAATGAACAGGACAAGTACAAGATAGACCAGTTCCTGATCAGAGGCGGTAAGTTGTTGTTCATGTTAGACGGAGTACGGGCTTCACTGGATAGTGTCAAAGAGAATGGCTTTTTGGCGTTCCCTTATGATTTGAACCTGCAGGATATGATGTTCCGGTACGGAGTACGGGTAAACCCAGACCTGGTGCAGGACCTAAATGCCAGCTTTATCCCCATGGTGACGGGATACATGGGCAATCAGCCGCAAACGCAATTGGTACCCTGGCGCTTTTATCCACTGATCAGCAATTTCAGTCAGTTGCCTATGACCCGGAATTTGGATGCAGTACAAACCAAGTTTGTAAGTTCTATAGACACGGTAAAAGCAGTAGGAATCAAAAAATCACCTTTGCTCTGGACATCACAGTATTCCCGTAAACGCGATTCGCCGGTTTCCATTTCTTTGAATGATCCACGAGTGGACCGTGACCCTAAGCTGTTTAGCCAGAGCGCCATACCTATTGGGTATTTACTGGAAGGGAAGTTCCAGTCTGTTTTCAAAAACCGTCCGGTGCCTGAGGGTTCTACTATTCCTTTTCAGGCGGAGGGAAAAGCTTCTCAGGTGGTGGTGTTCTCAGATGGTGACTTAGCCGCGAATGAGGTAGACCCACGCTCTGGTCGCCCTTTAGAGCTTGGTTTTGACCGCTTCACTCGTTCTAGGTTCGCCAATAAGGAGTTGCTGAAGAACGTAGCCGATTACCTGCTGGATGAAAAAGGGCTTATTGAGTTGCGCGGAAAAGAAATAAAACTGCGGCCGTTAGACAAAGCCAAGTTGCGAGAGGAAAGAACCAAATGGCAAGCCATTAACCTGGGTCTTCCGCTCATATTGTTATTGGGATTTGGAGTGGTCAAATTCTGGCTCCGGAAACGGAAATATGCTCGGTAG
- the gldF gene encoding gliding motility-associated ABC transporter permease subunit GldF, which produces MFAILSKEFNSYLNSLIGYIVIGVFLVATGLFMWVFPDSSVLDYGYADLQSVFLLAPWLFLFLIPAITMRTFAEERKGGTMELLLTRPLSDTQLLLGKYFACLLLVLFALLPSLLYYVSVYQLGDPVGNIDSAAVAGSYLGLVFLAAVFVAMGIFASSLTENQIVAFILAVFLCYLVYTGFDLLASIDAWGTASYYIAQLGISYHYSSISKGLIDSRDVLYFLSVITIMLLGTKLVLESRKW; this is translated from the coding sequence ATGTTTGCCATACTATCAAAAGAGTTTAATTCTTACCTCAATTCCCTGATTGGCTATATCGTCATCGGGGTTTTTCTGGTAGCCACGGGCTTGTTTATGTGGGTGTTCCCAGATAGTAGCGTGCTGGACTACGGCTACGCCGATCTGCAATCCGTTTTCCTGTTAGCTCCCTGGCTTTTCCTTTTTCTTATACCAGCTATTACCATGCGCACTTTCGCCGAAGAGCGGAAGGGGGGAACCATGGAGTTGTTACTCACCAGGCCTTTGTCAGATACCCAACTGCTGTTGGGTAAGTACTTTGCCTGCCTATTGTTGGTGCTGTTCGCGCTGCTTCCTTCTTTGCTGTACTATGTGAGCGTTTACCAATTAGGTGATCCGGTGGGTAACATTGATTCGGCGGCGGTGGCTGGTTCGTATTTAGGGTTGGTGTTTCTGGCCGCGGTGTTTGTGGCCATGGGAATCTTCGCCTCGTCCTTAACAGAGAACCAGATTGTCGCCTTTATTTTAGCAGTGTTTTTGTGTTACCTGGTGTACACTGGGTTTGACCTGCTGGCTTCTATTGACGCTTGGGGAACCGCTTCTTATTACATCGCGCAGTTGGGTATTTCTTATCACTACAGCTCCATCAGCAAAGGGTTGATTGATTCCCGTGATGTGCTGTATTTCCTGAGTGTGATTACCATTATGCTGTTAGGGACTAAACTTGTATTGGAGAGCAGAAAATGGTAG
- the gldA gene encoding gliding motility-associated ABC transporter ATP-binding subunit GldA: MGIEIKDLTKLYGPQAAVDHVSFTVGTGEIVGFLGPNGAGKSTTMKIATCYLPPSSGTVLVNGHDVLEEPKEVRRQVGYLPEHNPLYLDMYVREYLHFVGKLHGLGNSQVKARTEEMINLCGLTRERHKKIGALSKGYRQRVGLAQALIHDPQVLILDEPTTGLDPNQIVEIRQLIKEVGQQKTVLFSTHIMQEVSALCDRVLIINQGKLVADSPVAELRNMGRKETRILAEFEAEVNPEPLLTLAGVERIEPAGLLKYRIIAAASTDLRSAIFRMAGERGWPLVGLQQEENSLEKLFQDLTKAAK; this comes from the coding sequence ATGGGAATTGAAATAAAAGACCTGACCAAATTATATGGGCCACAGGCAGCCGTAGACCACGTGTCGTTTACCGTGGGTACCGGTGAGATTGTTGGATTTTTAGGACCAAACGGTGCAGGTAAATCCACCACCATGAAAATAGCCACCTGCTATCTGCCGCCCAGCAGCGGTACGGTACTGGTGAATGGACACGATGTGCTGGAGGAGCCCAAAGAAGTACGCCGGCAGGTAGGCTATCTGCCGGAGCACAATCCCCTGTACCTGGATATGTACGTGCGCGAGTACCTTCACTTTGTGGGGAAACTGCACGGGTTAGGCAACAGCCAGGTGAAAGCCCGCACCGAGGAGATGATCAACTTGTGCGGCCTCACCCGCGAACGCCACAAAAAGATAGGAGCCTTGTCTAAAGGATACCGGCAACGCGTGGGATTGGCGCAGGCCCTCATTCATGATCCACAGGTCCTTATTTTAGACGAACCCACCACAGGCCTTGACCCAAACCAAATTGTAGAGATCAGGCAACTCATCAAAGAAGTGGGCCAGCAGAAGACGGTTTTGTTTTCAACCCACATCATGCAGGAAGTAAGTGCCCTTTGTGACCGGGTGCTCATCATCAACCAAGGAAAATTAGTAGCCGATAGCCCTGTAGCTGAACTAAGGAACATGGGCCGCAAGGAAACCAGAATCCTGGCGGAGTTTGAAGCCGAAGTAAACCCAGAGCCGCTATTGACCTTAGCGGGGGTGGAGAGAATAGAACCCGCCGGACTTTTGAAGTACCGCATTATTGCCGCCGCTTCCACAGACCTTAGGTCAGCTATTTTCCGGATGGCCGGTGAAAGAGGCTGGCCTTTGGTGGGACTGCAGCAGGAGGAGAATTCGTTGGAAAAACTTTTCCAGGACCTTACTAAAGCTGCCAAGTAA
- a CDS encoding SDR family oxidoreductase, whose product MELEGKVVVITGASSGIGLAAAKQLLEQGATVVSWSRSRPKISHKDFYFFECDVRHEHSVLTAYEQTVERLRQNISVLINNAGLGIQGAIDTMSPRDWHKMMDTNVNGIFYCTRLVLPQMKKQLEGHIINISSIAGLNGIENMSGYCATKFAVRGISHSLFKEVRPHGIKVTCIYPGSTATSFFDGFEGTGTAPENMMQPEDIASTILHVLQSPPNYHHVDIEVRPLMPKGRPEKKKA is encoded by the coding sequence ATGGAACTCGAAGGAAAAGTAGTTGTGATCACCGGTGCCAGCAGCGGAATTGGACTGGCTGCCGCCAAGCAGTTGTTAGAACAGGGAGCCACTGTAGTAAGTTGGAGCCGTTCCCGTCCAAAAATATCACACAAAGATTTCTATTTTTTTGAGTGCGATGTGCGCCATGAGCATTCCGTTCTAACGGCATATGAGCAAACGGTTGAGCGCCTGCGCCAGAATATTTCTGTGTTGATCAATAACGCTGGTCTGGGAATTCAGGGAGCTATTGACACCATGAGCCCCAGAGACTGGCACAAGATGATGGACACCAACGTGAACGGTATCTTTTACTGCACCCGTTTGGTGTTGCCTCAGATGAAAAAACAACTGGAAGGCCATATCATCAACATCTCTTCCATTGCTGGTTTAAATGGCATAGAAAACATGAGCGGCTATTGCGCTACCAAATTTGCGGTACGCGGAATCTCGCACTCCTTGTTTAAAGAAGTTCGGCCGCACGGCATCAAAGTAACCTGTATCTATCCTGGTTCTACCGCAACCAGCTTCTTTGACGGTTTTGAAGGAACCGGCACGGCACCAGAAAACATGATGCAACCCGAGGACATTGCCTCTACCATTCTGCACGTGCTTCAATCGCCGCCTAATTACCACCACGTGGACATTGAGGTTCGTCCGCTCATGCCCAAGGGCCGTCCAGAGAAAAAGAAAGCCTAA